The Halobacterium litoreum genome includes a region encoding these proteins:
- a CDS encoding ABC transporter ATP-binding protein, with product MADPTPATDTRTDDASPPEADATDRDTVLELDGVTKAYGAEDAVTDLELDVRDGELLTLLGPSGCGKTTTLRMLAGLERPTEGTITLAGETVADDDTFVDPETRGVGIVFQDFALFPHLSVRENVAFGLKEWDADATRERVDDLLDLVDMPEMGDRSPDQLSGGQQQRVALARSLAPEPDILLLDEPFSNLDVRLRVEMREEVRRILKEAGVTAVSVTHDQEEALSISDRVAVLNDGRLEQVGEPEGVFEHPESRFVASFLGQAGFLSGRVGEETVDTCIGSYDRTLLKGLSDGYAGAMVDVLVRPDDLRAVPANEATANGQIVKRQYTGPSFIYHVELDNGDVVRCLHNHAEDMDVGESVAVDLVSDHSLAWYPTR from the coding sequence ATGGCTGACCCGACACCCGCGACGGACACGCGAACCGACGACGCGTCGCCGCCCGAGGCCGACGCGACCGACCGCGACACCGTCCTCGAACTCGACGGCGTGACGAAGGCCTACGGCGCCGAGGACGCGGTCACGGACCTCGAACTCGACGTCCGGGACGGCGAACTGCTCACGCTGCTCGGGCCGTCGGGCTGCGGGAAGACGACGACGCTGCGGATGCTCGCCGGCCTCGAACGCCCGACCGAGGGCACCATCACGCTCGCCGGCGAGACGGTCGCGGACGACGACACGTTCGTCGACCCGGAGACCCGCGGCGTCGGCATCGTCTTCCAGGACTTCGCGCTGTTCCCCCACCTCTCCGTCCGTGAGAACGTCGCGTTCGGGCTCAAGGAGTGGGACGCCGACGCGACCCGCGAGCGCGTCGACGACCTGCTCGACCTCGTGGACATGCCCGAGATGGGCGACCGGTCGCCGGACCAACTCTCGGGCGGCCAGCAACAGCGCGTCGCGCTCGCCCGGAGCCTCGCGCCCGAACCGGACATCCTCCTGCTCGACGAACCGTTCTCGAATCTGGACGTGCGCCTGCGCGTCGAGATGCGCGAGGAGGTCCGGCGCATCCTCAAGGAGGCCGGCGTCACCGCCGTCTCCGTCACGCACGACCAGGAAGAAGCACTCTCGATTTCGGACCGCGTCGCCGTCCTGAACGACGGCCGCCTCGAACAGGTCGGCGAACCCGAGGGCGTCTTCGAACACCCCGAGTCGCGGTTCGTCGCGTCCTTCCTCGGGCAGGCGGGGTTCCTCTCGGGGCGCGTCGGCGAGGAGACGGTCGACACCTGCATCGGCTCCTACGACCGCACGCTCCTGAAGGGGCTCTCGGACGGCTACGCCGGCGCGATGGTCGACGTGCTCGTTCGCCCCGACGACCTGCGCGCCGTCCCCGCGAACGAGGCCACCGCGAACGGCCAAATCGTGAAACGCCAGTACACCGGCCCCTCCTTCATCTACCACGTCGAACTCGACAACGGCGACGTGGTGCGCTGTCTGCACAACCACGCAGAGGACATGGACGTCGGCGAGTCGGTCGCGGTCGACCTCGTCTCCGACCACTCGCTGGCGTGGTATCCGACGCGATGA
- a CDS encoding DUF7846 domain-containing protein, with amino-acid sequence MVSDAMTRWRRVRDALAAAPVGPLAVAALAGALAYAVSVLVFPYHSTNHDEAVYLQQAAMLLDGQLFLRPPVDGAFRPWFFVESAQGLYPKYAPPTAVVYALGELAGDYRYALPAVAAANVGLLYGVVREAFDHRTGLLAAVCLVCSPMFVVQSGVFLPYAPTTMLNLAFAFAYFRAERTGSARWATIAGAAVGAAFFSRPFTSVLFAAPFVVHAVWTLRGPLRERAVTPLFRRRVATAGLGLAGVATALGYNAVVTGHALVFPYQAFAPLDGLGFGHREILGYEQQYTVRLALRSNAEVAWEFLAEWGPFGALGPVLAVLGGVAVHRRGWAWRQRVLAGVAASVLVGNVYFWGNRNVLGDLADHSDGLIDTLGPYYHFDLLVPASAFAAVGILAAFDGLRGVLDARLSDARARPVAVAVLLVGSAALGGVAASATAEPVRENAAFTDHYEVAYEPFEPSPPDDAVVLLPDPYGDWLNHPFQYLRNDPGFDGDTVYALRDHSFEVWDAYPDRETYRYVYRGPWSPYSAEPVDPDLHRVSMVSGDALTADVEVGLPDWTAGVTLTLESGDRSAYYTLDGAATRERAAFDIVVRDGRVGLDGPVSPTGNATIPLNGTVEVRALVDGGYGAGFSYGVRLPVEETADGYRALTPYRELCTDLQTCEGSAVYVPGVGPEGASLNVSVRAN; translated from the coding sequence GTGGTATCCGACGCGATGACTCGCTGGCGGCGCGTCCGCGACGCGCTCGCCGCCGCTCCCGTCGGCCCGCTCGCCGTCGCCGCGCTCGCCGGCGCGCTCGCGTACGCCGTCTCCGTCCTCGTCTTCCCGTACCACTCCACGAACCACGACGAGGCCGTCTACCTCCAGCAGGCCGCGATGCTGCTGGACGGCCAACTGTTCCTCCGGCCGCCCGTCGACGGCGCGTTCCGGCCGTGGTTCTTCGTCGAGTCCGCACAGGGTCTCTACCCGAAGTACGCGCCGCCGACCGCCGTCGTCTACGCGCTCGGCGAACTCGCCGGAGACTACCGGTACGCGCTGCCCGCCGTCGCCGCCGCGAACGTCGGCCTGCTGTACGGCGTCGTCCGCGAGGCGTTCGACCACCGCACCGGCCTGCTCGCAGCGGTCTGTCTCGTCTGCTCGCCGATGTTCGTCGTGCAGTCCGGCGTCTTCCTGCCGTACGCGCCGACGACGATGCTGAACCTCGCGTTCGCGTTCGCGTACTTCCGGGCCGAGCGCACCGGGAGCGCGCGCTGGGCCACAATCGCGGGCGCCGCCGTCGGCGCGGCGTTCTTCTCGCGCCCGTTCACGTCGGTGCTGTTCGCCGCGCCGTTCGTCGTCCACGCCGTCTGGACGCTCCGAGGCCCGCTCCGCGAGCGCGCCGTCACGCCCCTGTTCCGCCGGCGCGTCGCCACCGCCGGCCTCGGCCTCGCGGGCGTCGCCACCGCGCTCGGGTACAACGCCGTCGTCACCGGGCACGCGCTCGTGTTCCCGTATCAGGCGTTCGCGCCGCTGGACGGCCTCGGGTTCGGCCACCGCGAGATTCTCGGCTACGAGCAACAGTACACGGTTCGGCTCGCGCTCCGGTCGAACGCCGAGGTCGCGTGGGAGTTCCTCGCCGAGTGGGGGCCGTTCGGCGCGCTCGGCCCCGTGCTCGCCGTCCTCGGCGGCGTCGCCGTCCACCGACGCGGGTGGGCGTGGCGCCAGCGCGTGCTCGCCGGCGTCGCCGCGAGCGTCCTCGTCGGGAACGTCTACTTCTGGGGGAACCGGAACGTCCTCGGCGACCTCGCGGACCACTCCGACGGCCTGATAGACACACTCGGTCCGTACTACCACTTCGACCTGCTCGTGCCCGCGAGCGCGTTCGCCGCGGTCGGAATTCTCGCCGCGTTCGACGGCCTGCGCGGCGTCCTCGACGCCCGACTCTCGGACGCGCGAGCGCGACCCGTCGCCGTCGCCGTCCTGCTCGTCGGGAGCGCCGCGCTCGGCGGTGTGGCGGCGTCAGCGACCGCCGAGCCGGTGCGCGAGAACGCCGCGTTCACGGACCACTACGAGGTCGCCTACGAACCGTTCGAGCCGTCGCCGCCCGACGACGCCGTCGTGCTCCTGCCGGACCCCTACGGCGACTGGCTGAACCACCCGTTCCAGTACCTCCGGAACGACCCCGGGTTCGACGGCGACACGGTGTACGCGCTCCGCGACCACAGTTTCGAGGTGTGGGACGCGTACCCCGACCGCGAGACCTACCGGTACGTCTACCGGGGGCCGTGGTCGCCGTACTCCGCCGAACCCGTCGACCCCGACCTCCACCGCGTCAGCATGGTCTCCGGGGACGCGCTCACCGCGGACGTCGAAGTCGGCCTGCCTGACTGGACGGCGGGCGTCACGCTCACGCTCGAGTCGGGCGACCGGAGCGCGTACTACACGCTCGACGGCGCGGCGACGAGGGAGCGCGCGGCGTTCGACATCGTCGTTCGGGACGGCCGCGTCGGCCTCGACGGCCCGGTGTCGCCGACGGGGAACGCGACGATTCCGCTGAACGGCACCGTCGAGGTGCGCGCGCTCGTCGACGGCGGCTACGGCGCGGGGTTCTCGTACGGCGTGCGCCTGCCCGTCGAGGAGACGGCGGACGGCTACCGCGCGCTCACGCCGTACCGAGAACTCTGTACCGACCTCCAGACCTGCGAGGGGAGCGCCGTCTACGTGCCGGGCGTCGGCCCCGAGGGCGCGTCACTGAACGTCAGCGTGCGCGCGAACTGA
- a CDS encoding dolichyl-phosphate hexose transferase gives MSDTGAPHTLDDVTVVMGTYNEEAAIGTVLDDIDAATDGRASVVCVDGSSDRTPEIARDHGARVYEQEPRGYGVAVHAALTAADTPVVVTTDCDDTYPMERIPDFLDRINEGYDVVSGDRLYWGADEMPAVNRLGNAAFAAVASALVGERVHDTTTGMRAYRRDVIEDIEWTQNTGLSAELLVRPLCRDYDVLETPIEYDERLGETKLDPLSGGAEILGSILKVAVEERLR, from the coding sequence ATGAGCGACACCGGCGCCCCCCACACGCTCGACGACGTCACCGTCGTGATGGGGACGTACAACGAGGAGGCCGCAATCGGCACCGTCCTCGACGACATCGACGCCGCGACCGACGGTCGCGCCAGCGTCGTCTGCGTCGACGGCTCCAGCGACCGCACCCCCGAAATCGCGCGCGACCACGGCGCTCGCGTCTACGAACAGGAACCGCGCGGCTACGGCGTCGCCGTCCACGCCGCGCTCACCGCCGCCGACACGCCCGTCGTCGTCACCACGGACTGCGACGACACGTACCCGATGGAGCGCATCCCCGACTTCCTCGACCGCATCAACGAGGGCTACGACGTGGTGAGCGGCGACCGCCTCTACTGGGGCGCCGACGAGATGCCCGCCGTCAACCGCCTCGGGAACGCCGCGTTCGCCGCCGTCGCGTCCGCGCTGGTGGGCGAGCGCGTCCACGACACCACCACGGGGATGCGCGCCTACCGCCGCGACGTCATCGAGGACATCGAGTGGACGCAGAACACCGGCCTCTCCGCGGAACTGCTCGTGCGCCCGCTCTGCCGGGACTACGACGTCCTGGAGACGCCGATCGAGTACGACGAGCGCCTCGGCGAGACGAAACTCGACCCGCTCTCGGGCGGCGCCGAGATTCTCGGCTCCATCCTGAAGGTCGCCGTCGAGGAACGCCTGCGCTGA
- a CDS encoding response regulator, giving the protein MSDEDTVEGREGDEPTVLVVDDEQGLADLYTIWLEDDYAVHTAYSGDDALDALDDTVDVVLLDRQMPDVSGDEVLDTLRERDLSCRVAMVTAVEPELDIIDLGFDDYLRKPVDKETLLKTVERLRRRSTYDDAVRDYFSASRKHALLADSEDPRVTESEEFEELEARLADLRSDLDRVVADFEDEDYEVLFRRLDDSEDGDDE; this is encoded by the coding sequence ATGAGTGACGAAGACACGGTCGAGGGACGCGAAGGGGACGAACCCACGGTTCTCGTCGTCGACGACGAACAGGGGCTCGCGGACCTCTACACCATCTGGCTCGAAGACGACTACGCCGTCCACACCGCCTACAGCGGCGACGACGCGCTCGACGCGCTCGACGACACTGTCGACGTCGTGTTACTCGACCGGCAGATGCCCGACGTGTCCGGCGACGAAGTGCTGGACACGCTCCGGGAGCGCGACCTCAGCTGCCGCGTGGCGATGGTCACCGCCGTCGAACCCGAACTCGACATCATCGACCTCGGGTTCGACGACTACCTCCGCAAACCCGTCGACAAGGAAACGCTACTGAAGACGGTCGAGCGGCTCCGCCGCCGCTCCACGTACGACGACGCCGTCCGCGACTACTTCTCGGCGTCCCGAAAGCACGCCCTCCTCGCCGACTCCGAAGACCCGCGCGTCACGGAATCCGAGGAGTTCGAGGAACTCGAAGCGAGACTCGCCGACCTCAGGTCGGACCTCGACCGAGTGGTAGCGGACTTCGAAGACGAGGACTACGAGGTGCTGTTCCGGCGTCTCGACGACTCCGAGGACGGCGATGACGAGTGA
- a CDS encoding GAF domain-containing protein yields MTSEFADTRSELLAYATAVASADDVETVYDEMAAAASSVFDFSSAAVEAADDGVLSVRSWSGRPPGVDGIDTDEGIAGRTYQTGETVRVPDVRSDDRVTDPPEGAPRCVISVPIGDVGVFQVGRDEPRAFDDEDVEIAELLASHAGHAIERIRSQRELRESEQRFRALFEEADDAFLLYDTPFGRPGTVEHANGAAERLFDATEAELRERSLDELLAGDPEQFVPGGAESTFQTAPATGDDRVFEVAVKPFFDGGGPDAFAVVSDVTEQHHREQTLTHLHDATRRMLAANSTEEIADVIVDAAKELLGLPYVGVYFDGGDATLRPASVSGPVGDEGPPVLRRGASLAWQVYEAGVPRMFEDVASRDHVHNEDTIVVEEFIHPLGEHGVLLVGAEEVGVLTKTDRDLLSVLATNGEAALDRAERVRMLRDREAELRRERNRLAALFENIPSPTASFVVEHGEPVVKSVNPAFERVFGYDEETLVGENIDDYIVPADHQTEAEVYNEKLMAGQNVNVEVRRVTEDGPKDFLLDVVPFRLDEPNVHGYAMYTDITDRKERERELERQNDRLEEFAGIVSHDLRNPLNVARGYLELAAETESEEHFERADDALERMHDIIESVLTLARHGRSLEETVDVSLENAVDRAWKNVTTAEADVTVTADATLAADPSRLGSLLENLFRNAVEHGGDAVRVTVGPIDGDGGDLAGFYVADDGPGIPPDHREEVFRSGKTHSEDGTGFGLAIVKSVADAHGWRVELAESENGGARFEFYTDESTA; encoded by the coding sequence ATGACGAGTGAGTTCGCCGACACTCGGAGCGAACTGCTCGCGTACGCCACCGCCGTCGCGAGCGCCGACGACGTCGAGACCGTCTACGACGAGATGGCGGCGGCCGCCAGTTCCGTCTTCGACTTCTCGTCTGCGGCCGTGGAAGCCGCCGACGACGGCGTCCTCTCCGTTCGCTCGTGGAGCGGTCGGCCGCCGGGCGTAGACGGCATCGACACGGACGAAGGCATCGCCGGTCGCACGTACCAGACCGGCGAGACGGTCCGCGTTCCGGACGTCCGCAGCGACGACCGCGTGACCGACCCGCCGGAGGGCGCGCCCCGGTGTGTCATCAGCGTCCCCATCGGCGACGTCGGCGTGTTCCAAGTGGGCCGGGACGAACCACGCGCGTTCGACGACGAGGACGTCGAAATCGCGGAACTGCTCGCGTCACACGCGGGCCACGCCATCGAACGCATCCGGTCCCAGCGCGAACTCCGGGAGAGCGAACAGCGCTTCCGCGCGCTGTTCGAGGAGGCCGACGACGCCTTCCTGCTGTACGACACGCCGTTCGGCCGCCCGGGAACGGTCGAACACGCCAACGGCGCCGCGGAGCGACTGTTCGACGCGACGGAGGCGGAACTCCGCGAGCGCTCGCTCGACGAACTGCTCGCGGGCGACCCCGAGCAGTTCGTCCCCGGCGGCGCCGAGTCGACGTTCCAGACGGCACCGGCCACCGGCGACGACCGCGTCTTCGAAGTGGCGGTGAAACCGTTCTTCGACGGCGGCGGCCCGGACGCGTTCGCCGTCGTCAGCGACGTCACGGAACAACACCACCGCGAGCAGACGCTTACCCACCTCCACGACGCGACGCGACGGATGCTCGCCGCGAACAGCACCGAGGAGATAGCCGACGTCATCGTGGACGCCGCGAAGGAACTGCTCGGCCTGCCGTACGTCGGCGTGTACTTCGACGGCGGCGACGCGACGCTCCGCCCGGCGTCGGTCTCCGGTCCGGTCGGCGACGAGGGTCCGCCGGTGTTGCGCCGCGGCGCGAGCCTCGCGTGGCAGGTGTACGAGGCGGGCGTCCCCCGGATGTTCGAGGACGTGGCGAGCCGAGACCACGTCCACAACGAGGACACCATCGTCGTCGAGGAGTTCATCCACCCGCTCGGCGAACACGGCGTGTTGCTCGTCGGCGCCGAGGAAGTCGGCGTCCTGACGAAGACGGACCGCGACCTGTTGAGCGTCCTCGCGACGAACGGCGAGGCCGCCCTCGACCGCGCGGAGCGCGTGCGGATGCTCCGCGACCGGGAGGCCGAACTCCGCCGGGAGCGAAACCGCCTCGCGGCGCTGTTCGAGAACATCCCGAGTCCGACCGCGAGTTTCGTCGTCGAGCACGGCGAACCGGTCGTGAAGTCGGTGAACCCCGCCTTCGAGCGCGTGTTCGGCTACGACGAGGAGACGCTCGTCGGCGAGAACATCGACGACTACATTGTGCCCGCCGACCACCAGACCGAGGCCGAAGTGTACAACGAGAAACTGATGGCGGGCCAGAACGTGAACGTGGAGGTCAGGCGGGTCACCGAGGACGGCCCGAAGGACTTCCTGCTCGACGTGGTGCCGTTCCGACTCGACGAACCGAACGTCCACGGCTACGCGATGTACACGGACATCACCGACCGGAAGGAACGTGAACGCGAACTCGAACGGCAGAACGACCGGCTGGAGGAGTTCGCGGGCATCGTCAGCCACGACCTCCGGAACCCCCTGAACGTCGCGCGCGGCTACCTCGAACTCGCCGCGGAGACGGAGTCCGAGGAGCACTTCGAGCGCGCCGACGACGCGCTCGAGCGCATGCACGACATCATCGAGAGCGTGCTGACGCTCGCCCGCCACGGCCGCAGTCTGGAGGAGACCGTCGACGTGTCCCTGGAGAACGCCGTCGACCGGGCGTGGAAGAACGTGACGACGGCCGAAGCCGACGTGACGGTGACCGCCGACGCGACGCTGGCAGCCGACCCGTCGCGGCTCGGGTCGCTGCTGGAGAATCTCTTCCGGAACGCCGTCGAGCACGGCGGCGACGCGGTGCGCGTGACGGTCGGCCCCATCGACGGCGACGGCGGCGATTTGGCGGGGTTCTACGTCGCGGACGACGGGCCGGGCATCCCGCCGGACCACCGCGAGGAGGTGTTCCGGTCGGGCAAGACCCACAGCGAGGACGGCACCGGGTTCGGCCTCGCCATCGTCAAGAGCGTCGCGGACGCGCACGGGTGGCGCGTCGAACTCGCCGAGAGCGAGAACGGGGGCGCGCGATTCGAGTTCTACACCGACGAGTCGACCGCGTAG
- the kynU gene encoding kynureninase gives MDDFDASQSAARMRDAEASLTGLRERFTTPDDGVYMDGNSLGLHGEDADRALERAVDQWRELGIEAWTEADPPWFAYGERLGDRLADVVGALPAECVAANSTTVNIHALVGSFLDAADGTDVVVNELDFPTDHYAIRSQLAARGLDPDDHLVVVESDDGRTISTDAIADAVDDDTAIVFMPSVLYRSGQLFDLEAITELAHDHDAFAGFDLAHSVGVVPHDLHFDGVDFAVWCSYKYLNAGPGAIGGLYVHEDNFDVEPSLAGWWGNDDATQFDLDTRFDPAEDASAFQIGTVPVFSAAPLFGTLDVVEAAGIDQLRDHSLSLTRYLISLVDERLPECSVGTPREAERRGGHVAVEHPEAGLVSRALRDRGVVVDYRPPDVVRVAPSPYYVGFEDVWTAVDELRDILDADAHRAYADDDATVT, from the coding sequence ATGGACGACTTCGACGCGTCCCAGTCAGCCGCCCGAATGCGGGACGCCGAAGCCTCGCTGACGGGGCTCAGGGAGCGATTCACGACGCCCGACGACGGCGTCTACATGGACGGGAACAGCCTCGGTCTGCACGGCGAGGACGCCGACCGCGCGCTCGAACGCGCAGTCGACCAGTGGCGCGAGTTGGGCATCGAGGCGTGGACGGAAGCCGACCCGCCGTGGTTCGCGTACGGCGAGCGCCTCGGCGACCGCCTCGCGGACGTCGTGGGCGCGCTCCCCGCGGAGTGTGTCGCCGCGAACTCCACGACGGTGAACATCCACGCGCTCGTCGGGAGTTTCCTCGACGCCGCCGACGGCACCGACGTCGTCGTCAACGAACTCGACTTCCCGACCGACCACTACGCGATTCGCTCGCAGTTGGCCGCCCGCGGCCTCGACCCGGACGACCACCTCGTCGTCGTGGAGAGCGACGACGGCCGCACGATTTCGACGGACGCCATCGCCGACGCCGTCGACGACGACACCGCCATCGTGTTCATGCCGTCGGTGCTCTACCGGAGCGGCCAACTGTTCGACCTCGAAGCAATCACGGAACTCGCCCACGACCACGACGCCTTCGCGGGGTTCGACCTCGCGCACTCCGTCGGCGTCGTCCCCCACGACCTCCACTTCGACGGCGTGGACTTCGCGGTCTGGTGTAGTTACAAGTACCTGAACGCCGGCCCCGGCGCAATCGGCGGGCTCTACGTCCACGAGGACAACTTCGACGTCGAGCCATCGCTCGCGGGCTGGTGGGGGAACGACGACGCGACGCAGTTCGACCTCGACACCCGCTTCGACCCCGCCGAGGACGCGAGCGCGTTCCAAATCGGCACCGTCCCCGTGTTCTCCGCGGCGCCCCTCTTCGGCACGCTCGACGTCGTCGAGGCCGCGGGCATCGACCAACTCCGCGACCACTCGCTTTCCCTCACGCGGTACCTGATTAGCCTCGTGGACGAACGCCTCCCCGAGTGCTCGGTCGGCACGCCCCGCGAGGCCGAGCGACGCGGCGGCCACGTCGCCGTCGAACACCCGGAGGCGGGACTGGTGAGTCGCGCGCTCCGCGACCGCGGTGTCGTCGTCGACTACCGGCCGCCGGACGTCGTGCGCGTCGCACCCTCGCCGTACTACGTCGGTTTCGAGGACGTGTGGACGGCGGTCGACGAACTCCGCGACATTCTCGACGCGGACGCTCACCGCGCGTACGCCGACGACGACGCGACCGTGACCTGA